The genomic stretch acaccattttatttattattactattctaatgtttatttttgagggagaacaagtgggggaggggcagagagggagacagaggatctgaagtgggctccgtgctgacagcagagactgaTGGTGCTTTAACTCAGGAACTGAATGATCTGACCTGAAATGAATTCGGACaattgactgacccacccaggcgcccctcccccacaccattTTGATGTTTGCAGCTAATAACATTTTcattgtaatttgttttttaaaatttccattatcaATTATTCTGGATGTGCTTTACAGTTATTATGTTGAGTTCCCATCTCTACCTCTACCACAATTGGTACAAACTGAATTGAAAAGAACcatcagttttcttttaaattcaataGTGAAATGGTAACTAATCAACTTTTCTAAACTGATGAAAAGTTGAATCCtatgtattaaaatttaactattcggccgcctgggtggctaagttagttaagcatccaaatcttcattttggctcaggtcataatcttatagtttgtgagatcaaggcgGGCGTTGGGCTCCaagctaacagtgtggagcccacttaggattctcgctctcctctctctctctgcccctcccctcacttgtGGGGtgaagcattctctctctcaaaataaacatttaaaaaattaaaaaataataaagacattgTAAGAAtgagatctggggcgcctgggtggctcagtcggttaagcatccgacttcacctcaggtcatgatctcgcggtccgtgagttcgagccccacgtcaggctctgtgctgacagctcagagcctggagcctgcttcggattctgtgtctccctctctacccctcctctgctcttactctgcttctctctctctcaaaaataaattaaaaaaaaaaaaatgagatctaaGAACCAAATACTCACCATattggtactttaaaaaaaaaaaaaaaaaaaaggacagtttaGAATAAAAATTGAGGGAATACCAGTcaatacaaaaacattttgacAGTAAAAGCCTCTTAAGAGTGAGGACAAAAAAATTCAATGACATTCAGttggagaagaaaaatatcaggTATAAGAAATGTCAAACCAAATTCTGGCCCAAAAGAGGCTTTAATATTAATTCTTGAAAcctaaatgattaaaataaaagggTGACTCAAAATGTGAGGGcattaggggtacctggctggctcacagctacagcatgtgactcttaaaattttttttaatgtttatttttgagagagagagagagagagagcatgaacagggaagggggagagagagagggagacacagaatctgaagcaagctccatgctttgagctgtcagcacagagacctatgcggggctcaaacttaggaaccatgagatcatgacttgagctgaagtcggacacttaactgactgagccacccaggtgctcctacagtgtgtgactcttgattgcagggtcagcccatgttgggtgtagagcttactttaaaaagtgaGGGTTATTAGTATAATTGGCACATCAGTTTAGTAGAAGGTATAAATGGTAATAAGAGGGTATTGCAAGCTAACTTCTAAACTgtagttaagaaagaaaatatgggggcacctgggtggctcagtcggttaagcagccgactttggctcaggtcatgatctcgcggtccttgagttgagccccgcgtcgggctctgtgctgacagctcagaacctggagcctgtttcagattctgtgtctccctctctctgaccctcccctgttcatgctctgtctccccctgtctcaaaaataaataaaacgttacaaaaaaaattaaaaaaaagaaagaaagaaaatattatttagatcAACTATTTGCAGAaatgatacaaacaaataaatacctgGCATCAGTTTTAGAATACCCAAAACCTAATCAAGGTGTGGAATATGGTTCTTGATGAAACCAATGGGATAGCCTGATAAATGATAAGGCCTGATTCAGTGAAAGCCCTATGGTCGAGATAAATGTTAGGAGAGAAGCTTCCATTTACTCTACAGAACACTTACCGCATGCCAGAAGTTTtatacacattatctcatttaatccttgcaatagTTTTATGAGGGAATATTATTTAGGGATGAGAAAACTTGGAGATGTTAACCTGCCTAAAGTTACTAGTAGGGGGCACAGCTGTGATTCAAACAGTCCAGGACTCCACAACTGGTGCTTATAACCAACTAATCGCATTTTCAAAATGATCACCTGTAGAATTCTGTCCTACAGTACTGTAAATGATaggccttaaaaaaaatgttccatgggCAAATTGGGAAATTGAGTGTTTGCTGTACTATaggacttctctgtgcctttacTGTAATTCTAAAGACCAGAAAATAGCAAATGGATTGGCTGGTTTTTCTAGACCATCTCTGTATCTTGTCCTTTCTAACTATGCAAAGTGAATAATTAATGGACAAGGATACTTCCAGGATATGGACTAGATATGGCAGGAATATGTAACTAGGGTGCTCAAAAATACTTGAATTTAAGGCTcagaatttgtttgttttttgctcagtgtctttttaaattatttttaaatgtttctttatgagagagtgtgtgagtgggggaggggcagagagaaagggacagaggttCCAAGTGGGTTCCGACCTGACAGCAgtaaacctgatgtggggctcagactcacaaccacgagatcatgacctaagcataagtgggacgctcaactgagccactcaggtgccccgaggctCAGCATTTAAGAATGAATGtttatatgtaataattaaacaaaagggcttaaaaaaaattaaacttaaatacaTTAGATGCTAGTTTTAGTAAGGAATATGCTCTAATAACGGGATTAAAAGCTGTGTAGGGCCCTTTGATACCACCAACTCATAGAAAATCTTATTTGTAAACAAGCAGAAGGATGATGCAGTCTCTTGACATAATTTAAAACTGGGTAAACCACAATAGGTGTGTTCCTCTGAATAGTCTGCCAAATATTCTTCCAGATCTATTATAGCTACTGTGCAAATGGATTGGCATGAATAGTTATGTCCTTAATGTGTACATCATTAAGAGGTCGGTATGTCTTCTCATTTACTGGTAACTTCTCCAATTCATCTAGAGTCTCTAGACCATCTATTACCCTGAAagagaaaccatataaatgtatgaaacatACTATCGAAATACCTATAGCATtagtttccttaaaagaaaaggataatATCTCAAAGTTCTTTGAATTTCCTAGTTGAGTGTAcaataaaatattgatttgaTTTTCTACCACAGATATGAGCCAAAATTcaagaattcatttttatgcCTTTAGATAATAGCAATGAATAGGAATATTACCACTAAAATATTCCCACAGCATAGCTACAAATGGGTCTAATATAACCATTCACAGATTTTCTTTACTATGGGAAATACCCAGAGAAACTATGTAAGGGTGACACTGTTGTTAATCAGTACTGCCCTATACTGAAGGTGCTGAAGTGGGTGGCCACTTTGCACTTTATTGTGTAAATAtggtatttttatacttttttacatctgggcaacaacaaaaaacagtagtaATAAAATaagaggaggggagatgggaCACTTAAACCCATTTACAGCAAACCCACTTCATgttttcaccaagaaaaaaaaatattgacagcTATCCTTCTGGCAAGTTAGTCTAAAACATTTGCTAAGAAAAGGTGGCTTTAGATTATACCTCCTAGTTCAACTCAAATCAATTCTGGACACTTGTAgtattactcaaaaaaaaaaaagataacattggggcgcctgggtggctcaggtggttaagcatccgacttcagcttaggtcatgatctcccgattcctgggtttgagccctgcgtagggctgtgtgctgacagctcagagcctggagcctgttttggattctgtgtcttcctttctctctctgcctctcccctgttcacactcttgtttctctctctctcaagaataaacatttaaaaaaatgtttaaaaaaaagataacacatttacattttattttgcatttcttctttaaaatttttttatttacttattttgagagagagagagagagaaaatcccaagcagactacacactgacagcacagagtccaatgtggggcttgagcccacaaaccctgagatcatgacctgagcagaaaccaagagtcagatgcttaaccaactgagccacccaggtgccccctattttgcctttttttttaaatgtttgtttatttttgagagagaaataatgtgagtggaggaggggcagagagagacggagacacagaatgtgaagcaggctccaggctctgtctgggctgtcagcacagagcctaatgtggggctggaattcaagACCCCCcgcacgagatcaagacctgagcacaagtcaggcgcttaaccgactgagccacccaggcacccctacatttctAATAACCTTTTGAATTTACTTCCAAATGTAGAACCATTAAagtctttaaattttaagtttcaaaagCTGTCTCTCCTCCTGGGTCAATAAGAGAAACAGAGGATATGGGAAACAGATCTCAGGCAAAAAAGGGCATGTACAATTGAGGCCAGTAGGTCAAGTATTTTGGGACACGGGCCCCTTTGAGAATCAAAGGAAAGCTATGTACCGTATTCCCAGAAATAAAtgtgttgtatatatataaaacacagttGCAAGGAATTAAGGGACCTaaggttaagaattttttttttaactttttttcaatgtttttacttgtttttgagagagagagagagagagagcgcgcgagagggagcatgagctggggaggggcagagagagaggaagacacagaagctgaagcaggctctaggctctgagctgtcagcacagagctcagctctgggctcgaaatcacgaactgtgagatcatgacctgagcggaagtcaggcgcttaaccaactgagccacccaggtgcccctttttaaacttttttttttaagtttatttatttatttttaaagagagagagggagacagtggggagtggaggggcagatagggaaagagagaggattccaagcaggctccaaactgtcagtgcagaacccaatgcagggctgaaacttacacactgagattatgacttgagctgaaaccataagtcagatgcttaaccaactgagccacccaggggccccaagaagcTTTGTTTTTAACTCTAGTTTTATCACAAATCTAGTAACATAAACCCTAGTAATTAATGATTAATAATTCTGAATGGTgacttaaaggagaaaataaaaggaagagaaccTGAATTATTTACGTCCAGGCAAATACTACTAAAGGatgtaatatttcattaatttcactgGTTATTAATCTATAAATTAGACATATGTATATGGAATGAAATATAAGAGTTGCTGAGTCTTCTATTTTTCATTAACCTAACTTGGAATTCaaactgttaaataaaagaaactataacTGTACCTTGGTTTATTGagcatgtaaatatttgttgaataaacagacAAGTTGACTTCTTGCTGATTTATGAAAGCAATTCCCAGGCATAGTGCTTATAGTGAATATTCTGGCAGAGCCTGCTAAATGCCTCCCTAGGAGTCAGGCACCCTCTCTTCTTGCAGAAACCTCATTTTACTAAGAATGGCAATGTGTCTAGCCAAAAAACATTTCCTACCCTCCCTTGTAGGTAAGAGGAGGCCTCATTGCTAAGTTCTGGGTCTTCTAGGGAAGGTCTTTAAAAAGGGGcttacttggggtgcctgggtggctcaggtggttaagcatccgacattggttcaggtcatgatctcacagtttgtgagttcaagtcctgtgtcgggctctgtgctgacagttcagaacctggagcctgctttagaatctgtgactccgtctctctctgcccctcccccactcacgctctgtctctcaaaaaataaataaatgttaaataaataaataaaaataaaaaggggtttACTCAGCTGACAAGCAACTAGTAAACTtttgctcttcctccttccttctgcctggaactcACGTTGTGACTGGAGCTGTGCTGCTTACATTATGACCATGAGCTGAGCTTGGGGATGGACAATAAAGATGGTTGAGGAAGAAGAGGCACCACTTAGAATATTGGTGACAAAAATGAACCATCTTTCTTCATAAGAAGAAATCCATTATATAACTGATACTTTGCATAATGATCCTGAAAAAAGTATTGGCTCCTATTTtgcaaaataaaggaattaaggCTTGAAGAGGTTATAAattcccaaggtcacagggctggtAAGTGGAGGGCTTACCAGGtatatttagctttctttttttttttaagcgttattttaaaaaataaattccaaaaggaATTTCCAAAGGAAACCATAACCAGAATACTCACTTTCCAAATACTGTGTATTTCATATCCAAATGTGGCTGCTTGCCATAGGTGATGAAGAACTGAGATCCATTGGTGTTTGGGCCATTATTAGCCATAGATACAACACCTCTAACATTGTGCTGTAAAAGACAGGCCAAAATATTGATTTAACtgtgtttttatataaatgttccAAATAATAGGACTGAAACAAGACCTGAACTCTTTCAGGGACCAAGAAAACACTTAATCAGTTTCTATTAGGGCTAATCTAAATGATCAGTTTCTGGATTATCTATATTTCTGAAACcttgtatgtaaattatttatATCAAATCATGTGCCccaattaatttcattttcactttagAGAAGTACAGTCACAAACACTTAGCAATACCAATATATGATAGGAATCCTTACATTTACATTAAGGAACAGTGTGCTGGCATGAAACAATCAGGCAGACAATAAAACCAAAATCCCCATAACCTCTTCACATATACACTGGACTCTGgctagtttctttatctgtaaaacaagggAGGGAGGTTGGACTAGTTTAGGGGTTTATTCAGAATTGAAATGCTCACAAGGGTAAGCAAATAATAAATTAACTGAACAGAATGTAAACATTACAGAGGCTGGCAAAAGGAATGGTGTTATCTCTTGCCTAAtggccctaattttttttttttaaaccaatggcCATAGATAATACATCTGTGGATCTTCCACCCAAGGGCAGTCAGTTCACAACCCAGGACTAGATGATCTAAGGAAGGTCTCCTATAGCTTTAATATTTATGATACTATTTGTTATAAAAGGGACTTgtgtaaaagaattaaaaagacttTACTGATAAGATTGAAGACATGACAGAACTGTGTTACAAGGAGGTGCAATATAAAAGATCATAAATAACTCTAATGATTATTCTCTCTTTAGCTATTCATCAGGGGACACTAATGACACAAGCAATGGAGATACAACTGCATCAAGATATTAATGCTTTATTGACTTCCTAAAGGTGACTACCAGTCAAATGTTATATTTGATACATGCACCAGAATGTATGTACCACTTATAacttaataaaatacttaataacCTATTTCTAAGATTTAAGAATTCAAATTTGCCAAACTGTTGCATATGCCTACTACTCCTCTCATCTATTACCCCAGCCTCTCCAAAAGTGAACCATTATCCTACTATCTTTATATATGCCTAAACaatatattgtttcctttttcttgtttctgagcTCTCTAAAGTAGTATCTTACTATTTGTAGTCTTCTGGGAAGTGCTTTTTacactatcattttctttctaagatTTACACACATACGTGTGTAGTTCTGATTTTTACTGCTTTATATTATTCCACAACTGAATATACTACAGTGTACATTTTAtgatcaatggacatttgggttgtttttagatttttgctgttaaaaaaacACTCTAGGAATACTCTTGTACTGTTTCCTGATGCATTTGTACAAGAGTTTTCTAGGGTAAACATTtgggaatggaattgctggatcaggGTATGTGAATATTCAATACACACCCTCAACTCTGCATATCAAGATAAtggttcttttcaaaaaaattttttttgtaacatttattcatttttgagacaagagacagagcacaaacaggtgatgggcagggaaagggagacacaggatctgaagcagtctccaggctctgagctgtcagcacagagcctgataccgggctggaattcatgaagtgtgagatcatgacctgagctgaagttggacgcttgaccgactgagccacccaggtgcccctaaaggtaATGATTCTTAATCTTGACTGTAGGTATCACCAGGAAACCTGAAAATATAATCTAGGTCCTAATCAGTCCTCctatttttctctacatttagGGGGTTGTAAGaccttaatattttatatttttacaactaCACGTGAGTCTGTAATACCCAGTGTTGAAAATCACTGGTATAGGATGGTGGATTAGTGTTGAGGAGGCAGTTAGTTATTAATTAATGCCTAAAAAGTTCTTGTTTGTAATTCATGAAAAGAATGACTTATAATTTATCACCTCCCAACCCCAACTCCTATAACCAAAGTAATGTTTCCTtatgatagaaaaacaaaatgaagaaaaaaaaattactcctagTACCACCATCCAGACATAAACACTGCAAtgaatttttttcagagttttcttgGGCATATTTTAATGTAACTGAAATACAATACTAagttatatattctttaaaaaaatttttttttatgtttatttatttttgagagagagagagagagagagagagacagagtgtgagcaagagaagggcagagagagagagacacacacagaatctgaagcaggctccaggctctgagctgtcagcacagagcctgatgcggagctcaaactcacaagccatgagatcatgacctgagccaaagctggacgattgactgactgagccacccaggcaccccctaagttACATATTCTTACTGAGcagaatttatctttttctaatttctaaagtTATCATTCTATGCAGATACAAAGCTTAAAAGACCATATGATAAACTGTTAGCAGATGTCACCTCTGGGAAAtgacacttatttattttaattttttaaatttaatttaaaataagatttttaaaaaataggcatgCATTagttttttagtaaaaaaaaaaaaaaaaaagttcttggggtgcctggctggctaagttggTAAAGCATGCCCTCTTAATTTtcgggttgtaagtttgagctccatgttggatacacagattacttaaaaataaaatcttaaaaaaaaaaaggaaataaaagtttgaaaaacacagaaaaatatgacaaaggaaataaaaacctcTAATTTTACCATGCTATGCATTTCTCTTTAACGTAGTTGGGATCTACCACAGGTATTAAGTTAATACAGGAATATTCAAAGATCTAACAGAAAATGTTGAAAGTTGGACATTGATAATGGGCAGTATTGCAACCAGGAAGTCTTTCCTCCCTACTACCAAAAAAAGCCCAATGATTCAGGTCATTCAACATAAATTTTATAGTGAGACATTAGGCCCTTTTGGTACATTACTGATTAAAACATTTCAGGTTGGGCATACAGATAAGCTCACTTAATATCAAGATTCATGGGATTGTGAGATTCTAGAATATATTTTAGGCAACAACTGCCATTTATAATTTCTCCCTGGCATTTATCAAGTGTACTACTAGAAAAAAAGTATGTTTGTATACTAATAACATTAACTTGTGTTACTACAACATATGTATTAAAGGTTTCAAGTGTAAACAAGGCATTAGAAACCAGATGTTGATACATTGGAGATATACCTTAAGATATTCACTATATTCATCCTCAAATTTCTTGCCCCAGATACTGTTACCTCCTCTTCCGGTACCTATATTACAAGACAAGCAAATCAAAAGAAGTATCTAATTAAAGTTGAGAAAGGGTtcaatttctaaaacaaaaggGCTATTTTATAACttgttaaatacaaataaaatttgacaTGTCCTCTCCTCAAAATTTCACTTTACAGACTGGAAAAATAAAGTATCTCTACAAAAAACCCAATCCCCTCCCTATCAATATTgttcatattttactttaaatctaAGTGCTGGTAGCTTCGACTAAAAATTTCTTGCTAGGGTAAGGGGCCTGGTTATAAAAACTCTAtgtaggggctcctgagtggctcagttggttaagcgtttgactcttgatgtcagcacaggtcatgatcccagggtcaagggatcaaGTTCTGcgtccatgctcagcatggagcctgcttaagattctctctcattctctctctctctctctctctctctctctctctccctccctccctccctctctctctctctctctccctccctccctcctccctccgcccctctccccccactttcactctctctcaaaaaaacaaaaaaaaaccccaacacaaCAATCCACATgcttatattttatctattttataaaaattaaataaattttatttaaaaaatattttgagtatagttgacacacaatattacattatatatttttctattctttgtctACCCTCTTTTTCACACTATATACCCAATTCTCTAGATATTAATAGAATAACTTACCTGTTGGATCTCCTGTTTGAACCATAAAACCCTTGATATTTCTATGAAATATACATCCATTGTAGTAATTACTGGCACAAAGAGCCAAGAAATTctgaaaagagtaaaaataataactggGAAATGATATAgcagaaacatttaaagaacaaactgtatttactgaaaacacTATAACAATGTATTTATGTCTTTTAGGCGTTACATTGGATAATGTCACTTCTCTGCCTAAAACACtttgcttccttctgtttttggaaTAAAACACACAATCTTCAGTAGGGCCTAATAGGCCCTTCATGACCTGGCCTACCTCTGCATCTCATGTGATAATAACTTCTTTCTGTTACTTACTGTGTTAACCCCATCATCCTTCTGAAAATTCATCCACAAGAGGTAAGCATTCCTACCTTGAGGCCTTTGTACTGCTATCTCTATACCTGGCatattctttttatgtgtctttctATGGAGATGCcttcattatttttctgcatgtgattTAAGTATCACTTTCTTGG from Panthera leo isolate Ple1 chromosome C1, P.leo_Ple1_pat1.1, whole genome shotgun sequence encodes the following:
- the PPIL3 gene encoding peptidyl-prolyl cis-trans isomerase-like 3 translates to MSVTLHTDVGDIKIEVFCERTPKTCENFLALCASNYYNGCIFHRNIKGFMVQTGDPTGTGRGGNSIWGKKFEDEYSEYLKHNVRGVVSMANNGPNTNGSQFFITYGKQPHLDMKYTVFGKVIDGLETLDELEKLPVNEKTYRPLNDVHIKDITIHANPFAQ